A genome region from Hevea brasiliensis isolate MT/VB/25A 57/8 chromosome 7, ASM3005281v1, whole genome shotgun sequence includes the following:
- the LOC110651994 gene encoding uncharacterized protein LOC110651994 yields MVSGDEDVATVFNDIDKGNIGGRPKDSEDDNCCRFPDCKAENDMKDPTFQIGMLFKNKDEFKKACRAFGIKHKFQIHFPRNEVRCIEAKCYKSCGWRIYATRRNPRDTTDLTMQIKAGKFTHTCGKDFKNFHVTAKWLAQQYLDAFRADPEWSINGLINRVKNDLSFTIGKMKAWRARVWAIKTLNGDEKDQYAKLYGYKEELIRTNPGMIVEFQTEKGKFEGIYICLAALKNAFNEGLRKLICLDGCCLKGTHGGQLLSTVAIDPNDCIFPLAYAVGLIGAVSELFPNTEYRFCVKHLYTNFRGRFKGKELKDLLWNIARSAYTARMDYWLEMIRSKLMKQLFKKKEDIKKWNGGICPKIQKKLNEMKELSCLFEAHFSGEPNVQVLGAGTQYVVSLVERTCTCRRWDLNGTPCAHACSVIFGNNEHPEDYIHECYKVDTYAKVYTHYINPINGYEMWSRPSTRYSFTHPDPIEKKIGRKRKARKKEAKELEHA; encoded by the exons ATGGTTAGTGGGGATGAAGATGTAGCCACAGTTTTTAATGATATAGACAAAGGAAATATAGGAGGCAGACCTAAAG ATTCAGAGGATGATAATTGTTGTAGGTTTCCTGATTGTAAAGCAGAAAATGATATGAAGGATCCTACATTTCAAATAGGAATGTTGTTTAAGAACAAAGATGAATTTAAGAAGGCTTGCAGAGCATTTGGCAttaaacataagtttcaaatccATTTTCCTAGAAATGAAGTTAGGTGCATTGAAGCAAAGTGTTATAAAAGTTGTGGTTGGAGAATTTATGCAACAAGGAGAAATCCTAGAGATACAACTGACTTAACAATGCAAATTAAGGCAGGCAAATTCACACACACTTGTGGTAAGGACTTTAAAAACTTCCATGTAACTGCAAAGTGGCTTGCACAACAATATTTAGATGCATTCAGAGCAGATCCAGAATGGTCTATAAATGGACTAATTAATAGAGTGAAGAATGATTTGAGCTTTACAATTGGGAAGATGAAAGCTTGGAGAGCAAGGGTCTGGGCAATAAAGACACTAAATGGGGATGAGAAGGACCAGTATGCCAAGTTGTATGGGTATAAGGAGGAACTAATTAGGACTAATCCAGGGATGatagttgaatttcaaacagagaAAGGAAAATTTGAGGGCATATATATATGTTTAGCTGCTTTGAAAAATGCCTTTAATGAAGGACTTAGAAAGTTGATATGCTTGGATGGTTGTTGCCTAAAAGGGACTCATGGAGGTCAACTGTTATCTACAGTAGCTATAGACCCTAATGATTGCATCTTCCCCCTAGCATATGCTGTT GGATTGATTGGAGCTGTGAGTGAGTTATTCCCTAATACTGAATATAGGTTCTGTGTTAAACATCTCTACACTAATTTTAGGGGAAGATTTAAGGGTAAGGAATTGAAAGACCTGTTGTGGAATATTGCTAGGTCTGCATATACAGCTAGGATGGATTATTGGTTGG AGATGATTAGATCTAAGCTAATGAAGCAGTTGTTTAAGAAGAAGGAAGATATTAAAAAATGGAATGGTGGGATATGTCCTAAAATacagaagaagttaaatgagATGAAAGAGTTGTCTTGCTTGTTTGAAGCACACTTCTCTGGAGAACCAAATGTGCAAGTATTGGGTGCTGGAACCCAGTATGTTGTTAGCTTAGTTGAAAGGACTTGCACATGTAGAAGGTGGGATTTAAATGGGACACCTTGTGCACATGCTTGCTCAGTTATCTTTGGCAATAATGAGCATCCAGAAGATTATATACATGAGTGTTATAAAGTTGATACTTACGCAAAAGTTTATACCCACTATATTAATCCTATTAATGGATATGAGATGTGGTCTAGGCCAAGCACTAGGTATTCTTTTACACATCCAGATCCAATTGAGAAAAAAATAGGTAGGAAGAGGAAGGCGCGAAAAAAGGAGGCTAAAGAGCTTGAACATGCATAA